A segment of the Petroclostridium xylanilyticum genome:
TATTGACGGAAACCTTGGCGAGCGGGATGCGGATACCTTTTCCAATGATCTCCACAAGATGCTGAAGGCGGACTATATACTTGCTAATCCACCCTTTAACATCAAGGACTGGGGAGCTAACAGGCTTGCCGATGATGTCCGCTGGAAGTATGGTATGCCCCCTGCGGGAAACGCCAACTATGCCTGGATACAGCATATTATTTCCAAGCTTTCGCCAAATGGTGTAGCGGGCTTTGTCATGGCAAACGGCGCTATGTCTACCAATACAACCAGTGAAGCCGAGATAAGGAAGAATATTATCGAAGACAAACTTGTGGACTGCATCATCACTCTGCCGCCCAACCTCTTCTATAATGTAACCATTCCCGCCTGCCTGTGGTTCTTGACAAAGAATAAGAAATCGGCAGGCCGGGACCGCAGCAACGAAATCCTCTTTATTGATGCCCGCAAGATGGGCACGATGGTTGACCGCAAGCACAGGGAACTTGACTATGAGACGGAGATAAAATATATTGCCGATACCTACCACAAGTGGAAAAAGGGCGAAGGTTACGAGGACATCAAAGGATTCTGCAAGTCTGCCACACTGGATGAAGTGCGTTCCCATGAGTATATTCTCACTCCCGGCAGGTATGTTGGCATTGAAGAACGGGTTGATGACGGGGAGCCTTTTGATGAAAAAATGGCCAGGCTTACCGGTGAACTTGCCGAAATGTTTGCCAAGCGTAAATCTCTGGAGGAGGAAATCCGTAAAAGACTGGGGGCGATTGGGTATGAGTTTTGAAAATAATTCGGAAATATTAATTTACCAAACTGAAGATGGGAAAACCAAAATCGAGGTGAAAATGGAAAATGAGACAGTGTGGCTTTCCTTGAATCAGATGGCAGAGTTATTTCAACGTGATAAGTCTGTTATTTCACGCCATATCAAAAATGTATTTAGCGAAGGAGAACTTAAAGAAAAAGAAGTTGTTGCATATTTTGCAACAACTGCAGCGGACGGAAAAACCTATAATGTAGAGTACTTTAACTTGGATGTCATAATTTCTGTTGGCTATCGTGTTAAATCCCACAGGGGCACTCAGTTCAGAATCTGGGCAACCCAAAGACTTAAGGAATACATAATCAAAGGCTTTACTATGAATGATGACCTGCTGAAAAAAGCAGGCGGCGGTAATTATTTTGAGGAATTGTTGGAGCGTATCCGGGATATTCGCTCAAGTGAAAAAGTCTTTTATCGTAAGATTTTAGATATTTATGCCACCAGTATTGATTATTCACCGGATGCGGCCATTTCACAGCAGTTTTTTCAAACGGTCCAGAACAAAATGCACTGGGCGGCCCATGGGCATACTGCGGCAGAAATAGTTTATCTGAGAGCTGATAGTACAAAGCCTTTTATGGGAATGACCAACTTTACCGGTTCTAAGCCTACCAGGTCAGAATCCCAGATTGCCAAAAACTATCTTACAGAGGATGAACTGGCTGTACTAAACCGCATCGTCAATGCTTATATCGAATTTGCCGAGCTTCAGGCAATCCGCAGAAAACCCATGTACATGGCCGACTGGATAGAAAAATTGGACGATTTCCTTAAAATGAGCGACAGTGAGATCCTTACGCACGCAGGCAAAATCAGCCACCAACAGGCTACTCAAAAGGCAATAGAAGAGTATGAGAAGTATAGGGAACGGACCAAAAATGAGCTTTCAGAGGTGGAAAAGCACTTTTTAGAAAGTATAGACAAGACCGCAAAGAAGCTGAAAGGGAAAAAGGACAGCACCGGAGGCGATCGGGTATGAGTTTTAGTGGGTGGAGAAAAACAAAAGTAGATGAAGTTGCGGAGGCTATTTTTAGTGGTGGTACGCCTAATACAAAGATAGAAGAATATTGGAATGGTGAATATAATTGGTTGTCTTCTGGTGAAACGCGGAATGCCTATATAAAACAAACAGAAAAAACAATTACTTCAGAAGGGGTAAATAATTCTTCAACAAGATTAGCTTTAAAAGATGATGTTGTTATTGCTTCAGCTGGTCAAGGGTACACTCGGGGACAAGTATCGTATTGTATGATTGATACATATATAAATCAATCAATAATTGCAATCAGGGCAAAGAAAGATGAACTACTTCCCAAATATTTATTTTTTAATTTGAGGAATAGGTATGAAGAATTAAGACAGATATCAGATGGAAATAGCATTAGGGGTAGCATTACTACTAAGCATATAAAAGCATTGGATATATTTATTCCTCCACTCCCCGAACAAAAGGCAATTGCCGCCACACTGTCTGTCCTTGACGACCTTATCGAGCTTAACAACCAAATCAACAAAACCCTTGAGGAAATGGCGCAGGCAATCTTCAAGTCCTGGTTTGTAGATTTTGAGCCGTTTAAGGACGGGGAGTTTGAGGAAAGCGAACTGGGGTTAATACCAAAGGGGTGGAGAGTAGCTGCATTAGATGAAATAGCCACTTACCTAAACGGGCTTGCTATGCAAAAATATCCTCCAAGCAAAAATGAAAGAGGACTTCCTGTGTTGAAAATAAAGGAGCTTCGTCAGGGTTTTACTGATGGGAATAGCGATATTTGCTCTGAAAGTATCGACAATTCTTATATAATTAATGACGGAGATATTATTTTTTCCTGGTCTGGAAGTCTTTTGGTTGATATTTGGTGCGGTGGTCGATGTGGCTTAAACCAGCACCTGTTTAAGGTCACATCCGCATCTTATAATAAATGGTTTTACTATATGTGGACGCGTTATCATTTAGAAAGATTTATTGCGATTGCCAAGGACAAGGCAACAACCATGGGACATATACAGAGAAAACATCTTTCGGAGGCAAAAGTTTTAATACCGGAACCAAACACTCTCGCTTTTATGGATTCTGTTATGCAACCGATAATTGACTTAGTTATTGCCAATAAAGTTGAGAATAAAACCTTATCTACTATTCGCGACACCCTCCTCCCAAAATTGATGAGCGGTGAGATAAGAGTACCGGTGGGGGAGGTTGTGTGAGATGGATTGGAATTTAGTATTCAACGGTGCAATGGCGGTTGTTGCTGTAGGTGGGGGTATTGGAAGTATTATTGGAGCAATTTCATCAAATAAAAGTAAGAAGCTTGCTGAGCAAGCAGCGAAAAACGCTGATGATTACCACAAAACTGTAACAGAATATGTTAAGCAATTACTTGAAAAGCAGAAAATACAACAAAATGTTGAAAAAAAGAAACATTAAAACAGGA
Coding sequences within it:
- a CDS encoding type I restriction-modification system subunit M; protein product: MATVNLGFENNLWEMADKLRGNIEASEYKHVVLGLIFLKYISDAFEERYNELVAEGEGFEEDIDAYTEENVFFVPKEARWEYIKSNAKQPTIGQIIDEAMIAIEKENASLKGVLPKNYARPEIDKTKLGELIDLFSFKVGDKEARAKDVLGRVYEYFLGKFGSSEGEFYTPPSIVKLLVEMIEPYKGRVYDPCCGSGGMFVQSQRFVEEHSGRKDDIHIFGQEYTATTWRLCKMNLAIRGIDGNLGERDADTFSNDLHKMLKADYILANPPFNIKDWGANRLADDVRWKYGMPPAGNANYAWIQHIISKLSPNGVAGFVMANGAMSTNTTSEAEIRKNIIEDKLVDCIITLPPNLFYNVTIPACLWFLTKNKKSAGRDRSNEILFIDARKMGTMVDRKHRELDYETEIKYIADTYHKWKKGEGYEDIKGFCKSATLDEVRSHEYILTPGRYVGIEERVDDGEPFDEKMARLTGELAEMFAKRKSLEEEIRKRLGAIGYEF
- a CDS encoding virulence RhuM family protein, whose protein sequence is MSFENNSEILIYQTEDGKTKIEVKMENETVWLSLNQMAELFQRDKSVISRHIKNVFSEGELKEKEVVAYFATTAADGKTYNVEYFNLDVIISVGYRVKSHRGTQFRIWATQRLKEYIIKGFTMNDDLLKKAGGGNYFEELLERIRDIRSSEKVFYRKILDIYATSIDYSPDAAISQQFFQTVQNKMHWAAHGHTAAEIVYLRADSTKPFMGMTNFTGSKPTRSESQIAKNYLTEDELAVLNRIVNAYIEFAELQAIRRKPMYMADWIEKLDDFLKMSDSEILTHAGKISHQQATQKAIEEYEKYRERTKNELSEVEKHFLESIDKTAKKLKGKKDSTGGDRV
- a CDS encoding restriction endonuclease subunit S, whose translation is MSFSGWRKTKVDEVAEAIFSGGTPNTKIEEYWNGEYNWLSSGETRNAYIKQTEKTITSEGVNNSSTRLALKDDVVIASAGQGYTRGQVSYCMIDTYINQSIIAIRAKKDELLPKYLFFNLRNRYEELRQISDGNSIRGSITTKHIKALDIFIPPLPEQKAIAATLSVLDDLIELNNQINKTLEEMAQAIFKSWFVDFEPFKDGEFEESELGLIPKGWRVAALDEIATYLNGLAMQKYPPSKNERGLPVLKIKELRQGFTDGNSDICSESIDNSYIINDGDIIFSWSGSLLVDIWCGGRCGLNQHLFKVTSASYNKWFYYMWTRYHLERFIAIAKDKATTMGHIQRKHLSEAKVLIPEPNTLAFMDSVMQPIIDLVIANKVENKTLSTIRDTLLPKLMSGEIRVPVGEVV